From the Verrucomicrobiia bacterium genome, one window contains:
- a CDS encoding DinB family protein, translated as MVEGLKTIYDWVRGTREVLFKHCESMPEEFYTKELPNFGHGSIRNLQVHVFDVYNGWLLQFARGKERVRPKRPDYPNVAAVRKGFAGADAVVESFLSEFSSSLDKPLTRPHPSFPNGLTVTPRWLFTHTVTHEFHHKGQITDICRHLGHPVPDTDLIVPEKF; from the coding sequence ATGGTCGAAGGACTAAAAACAATCTACGACTGGGTGCGCGGGACTCGTGAAGTGCTTTTCAAGCACTGCGAATCGATGCCGGAGGAATTCTACACCAAGGAACTGCCCAACTTCGGCCATGGTTCAATTCGCAACCTGCAGGTGCACGTTTTCGACGTTTACAACGGCTGGCTCTTGCAGTTCGCCCGGGGAAAAGAGCGCGTGCGCCCCAAAAGACCCGATTATCCAAACGTCGCCGCCGTGCGCAAGGGCTTTGCCGGGGCTGATGCTGTGGTGGAAAGCTTTTTATCCGAATTTTCGAGCTCGCTGGATAAACCACTTACCCGCCCGCATCCGTCGTTTCCGAACGGCTTGACGGTGACGCCCCGCTGGCTTTTCACGCATACCGTCACCCACGAATTTCACCACAAAGGCCAAATCACGGATATCTGCCGCCATCTCGGTCACCCCGTTCCGGATACGGACCTGATTGTTCCAGAAAAATTCTGA
- the miaB gene encoding tRNA (N6-isopentenyl adenosine(37)-C2)-methylthiotransferase MiaB, which translates to MKSFFVETYGCQMNVADSETVGGILTQAGYRSADALEEADVIFVNTCAIRERAEERVLGRLFELARLKHQKPDLVLGVLGCMAQHIKTKVTSQIPAVDIVAGPDGYRTLPRLIAEHTDEPYLEVELSKTETYADIHPLRESGIRAWVSIMRGCDKFCTFCIVPYVRGRERSLPMADILNQLEKLAAEGYKEVVFLGQTVNAYKDASILAENGKSGSSVPLIPEDGIPKKRNSFAALLKKAAEIDGIERIRFTSPHPVDFDWETIGAMAENPKICPQLHLPLQSASNPVLLKMKRRYTIEYYDMLLSAFRNAVPNLAVSTDIIVGFPGETEADFQATYDYLAQTRYDSAFLFKYSPRPGTKAYEWENPTCGERSRTVPEEEKLRRLQSVIGLQEKISLEKNQAWVGKTVEVLAEGPSKKTGNGNGDGTWFGKSPQFKTVVFKPKGEIRPGDKTPVPISRATSHTLLGAGVGEKEPFFPNN; encoded by the coding sequence ATGAAGTCCTTCTTTGTAGAAACCTACGGCTGCCAGATGAACGTCGCCGACTCCGAAACCGTCGGCGGCATCTTGACCCAGGCCGGCTACCGGAGCGCAGACGCGCTGGAAGAAGCTGACGTCATCTTCGTCAACACCTGCGCCATCCGCGAGCGGGCTGAAGAGCGGGTTTTGGGCCGCCTTTTCGAACTCGCCCGTCTCAAGCACCAAAAGCCGGATTTGGTCTTGGGCGTTTTGGGCTGTATGGCCCAGCATATCAAAACCAAAGTCACCTCTCAAATCCCTGCCGTCGATATCGTCGCCGGCCCGGATGGCTACCGCACCCTCCCCCGCCTGATTGCCGAGCATACGGACGAGCCGTACTTGGAAGTCGAGCTTTCCAAAACGGAGACCTATGCCGACATTCATCCCCTCCGGGAATCCGGCATCCGCGCCTGGGTTTCGATAATGCGCGGCTGCGACAAATTCTGCACCTTCTGCATAGTCCCCTACGTCCGCGGCCGGGAACGCTCCCTGCCGATGGCCGACATTCTGAACCAGTTGGAAAAACTGGCGGCGGAAGGGTACAAAGAAGTTGTTTTCTTGGGCCAGACCGTCAACGCCTACAAAGACGCTTCAATTCTTGCCGAAAATGGCAAATCCGGTTCCTCGGTGCCGCTTATACCCGAAGACGGAATTCCCAAAAAACGCAACTCCTTCGCCGCGCTCTTGAAAAAAGCAGCGGAAATCGACGGCATCGAGCGCATCCGTTTTACTTCCCCCCATCCGGTCGATTTCGACTGGGAAACGATTGGGGCGATGGCCGAAAATCCCAAAATCTGTCCGCAACTGCATCTCCCTTTGCAGTCCGCCTCCAATCCGGTGCTTTTGAAAATGAAACGCCGCTACACGATTGAATATTACGACATGCTTCTCTCCGCCTTTCGCAATGCCGTCCCCAATTTGGCCGTCTCCACCGATATCATCGTCGGCTTTCCGGGGGAAACGGAAGCGGACTTCCAAGCCACTTACGACTATCTGGCCCAAACCCGCTACGACAGCGCCTTTTTGTTCAAATATTCCCCCCGCCCGGGCACCAAAGCGTATGAATGGGAGAACCCGACTTGCGGTGAGCGTAGTCGAACCGTTCCGGAAGAAGAAAAGCTCCGCCGGCTGCAGTCGGTGATTGGCCTGCAGGAAAAAATATCTTTGGAGAAAAATCAGGCCTGGGTTGGCAAAACGGTGGAGGTTTTGGCCGAAGGCCCATCAAAGAAAACTGGAAATGGCAACGGCGATGGCACTTGGTTCGGCAAATCCCCCCAATTCAAAACCGTCGTCTTTAAACCCAAGGGGGAAATTCGCCCCGGCGACAAAACCCCTGTCCCCATCTCCCGCGCAACCAGCCATACGCTACTTGGGGCGGGTGTTGGTGAAAAAGAGCCATTTTTCCCGAACAACTAA
- a CDS encoding GYD domain-containing protein, giving the protein MATYIILSRFSPEAFREPKDFKKLAEQVSAKIKADCPGVKWQGSWATMGQYDVVDVVEANDPKEVERAAMIIRAYGHSTTETLLATPWKEFLGML; this is encoded by the coding sequence ATGGCGACCTACATCATTCTTTCCCGTTTTTCGCCGGAGGCGTTCCGCGAGCCGAAGGATTTCAAAAAACTGGCCGAGCAGGTTTCCGCCAAAATCAAAGCGGACTGCCCGGGGGTGAAATGGCAGGGGAGCTGGGCCACGATGGGGCAGTACGACGTGGTGGATGTGGTGGAAGCCAACGACCCGAAGGAGGTGGAACGGGCGGCGATGATTATCCGCGCCTACGGGCATTCCACGACGGAAACACTCTTAGCTACGCCGTGGAAGGAGTTTTTGGGGATGCTGTAA